The DNA window GTATCAAATGGGAAAATCCATTACGAATAAAGAGCAACAAGTTTCTTATATGAAACAGCGCTTAAGCATGTTTTTAGAAGTATTAGATGCTATCGAACCTGAAAACACAGAACTCGAAGACATTGATCGGTTAATCGCGATGGTTGATGATTTGGATGATAAAATGAAACAATTCCAGTCACGTCCTTCTGAAGATCGATAAGTAGTAAATCCGTTGCCTTTTGGCAGCGGATTTTTTTGTCTTTTACTGTAGTGATAGCTGCTCTATTGCTTAGAAGTAATGTGATAGACTACACAGTAATAGAGTTTTAGTTTTTCCTTTCTGCACCTCCGTCCTTCAGAATTTTTAATTCGACAAATCGATTTAGAAAGGCAGGTATCGCTCATGCTATTTTTAAAAACTCATATCGAATTGATTGCCTCGTTGTTTTCAGGATTTTTAATTGTCATCGCGTTTATACTAGATCTGCAACAGTATTCCACTTATTCAGTCACTACCTTTTTACTAGCTTTTGTAATTGGTGGTTATGCCAAAGCCAAATATGGCATATTGAAAACTTTAGAAGATAGACAATTAAATGTTGAAATCTTAATGATTTTAGCAGCAGTTGGCTCTTCTATCATTGGCTATTGGGCAGAAGGCGCCATCCTAATTTTTATCTTTTCTTTAAGTGGCGCGCTAGAAACGTACACAATGAACAAAAGTCGGAAAGAAATTACCTCGTTAATGGAAATACAGCCCGAATCAGCCTGGCGCGTTCAAAATGGACAAACACTGCGTGTCCCTTTAGGTGACTTGGACATTGGTGATTATATCGTCGTAAAGCCTGGTGAGCGAATACCAGTTGATGGGGTTTTACATACTGGCCAAAGTGCTGTAGACGAATCAGCCATCAGCGGTGAAGCTCTTCCTGTCTCGAAGTATGAAGAAGATGAACTATTTGCAGGGACAGTCAATTTGTCAGGTGCCATCACGATAGAAATGACGAAGCCCAGTTCTGAAACTTTGTTTCAAAAAATAATTGATTTGGTTCAGTCGGCACAAAGTGAAAAGTCCCCTTCTCAGCAATTTATCGAACGCTTTGAAGGTCGTTATGTAAAAGCCGTTCTTGTAGGTTTTGTCATCATGCTATTTGCGCCACATTACGTTTTCGGTTGGGATTGGAACACAACACTTTATCGCGCTATGGTCTTACTTGTAGTAGCTTCTCCTTGTGCACTTGTCGCTTCTATTATGCCAGCCACGCTTGCGGCCATTTCTAACGGCGCAAAAACAGGAATTATCTTCAAAGGTGGCATGCATTTAGAAAACCTGAGCTTGGTTCGTGCTATCGCTTTTGATAAAACGGGCACATTAACACGCGGTCAACCTGAAGTTACAGACTTTGTTATTCGCAAAGGCGCAGATCCTCAACTGACAATGGCAAGAATTGCAGGAATTGAGACACAATCGAATCATCCTTTAGCAAAAGCTATTAGTGATTTTGTTGTTTCTAAAGGAATTGTTCCATTGCCTAACTTATTAATTGAAGATATTCCAGGTAACGGCTTAAAAGCAATGATTGAACAAGAAGAATTTCTCGTCGGTAAGCCGAAATTTGTTGGCGAACAGCTAGCAGAAGTTTTTGAAAATGGGCTATTGGCGAAACTAGCCAATCAAGGAAAAACGGTGACCTTCGTTCGAGACCGCGAAGGAATTCTTGCCGCTATGGCGTTAAAAGATACAGTTCGTACTATTACCAAGGCAACGATTAATGAGTTGGAAAAACTAGGGGTTTACTGCATTATGCTAACAGGTGATAACCACAAAACAGCAGCGGTGATTGCCAAAGAAACTGGAGTCACTGACTATGTCGCAGAATGCATGCCTGCTGATAAAGTAGAAGAAATAAAAAAGTTGTTAAAAAAGTATAAATACGTTGCGATGACAGGTGATGGCATAAATGACGCACCTGCTTTAGCAACGGCAACAACTGGCATTGCGATGGGTGCTGGAACCGATATTGCACTGGAAACCGCTGATGTTATTTTGATGAAAAACGATTTATCGCGCATAGTCTACGCAATCAAGCTTTCACGCAAAATGCAGCGGATCGTCAAACAAAATATTTTCTTTTCTGTTTCAGTCATTATTTTATTGATCATCTCAAATTTTTTTCAGACGATTACTTTGCCCATTGGCGTCATCGGACATGAAGGCAGTACCATTTTAGTTATTTTAAATGGGTTGCGTATGTTGAATCGCAGCATATAAAAAGAAGGCATTCTGAATGAGTGACAATTCAGGATGCCTTCTTTTTGAAATGTCGCCGTTCTTTCATGACAGCGTTAATCTGCCCACCAATTATTAATACCATAGCCGAAATATAAAGCCAAAGCATTAAGATAATCACGCCTCCGATGCTACCGTAAGTTGCTGAAAAATTACCGAAATTGCTGATATAAATTGAAAACAGATAGGAAATCACCAACCAACCGATTGCGGCAAATGCAGCGCCTCCTAAGACGCTTAAAATATTCATTTTTACGTTTGGAGCTAGCCAGTAAATGATGGCACAAGCAACAAATGTAATAATCGTTGGGATGGTAAAACGGATTGAGCTCCAAAGCGCAAGAAACCCTTCTTCCAATCCTAGAAACGAAAAAATCAACAAGCCAAGCTGTTCACCGAAAACGGGCAATGCTAAAGCAATAATCAAAATAAAAATTAGCAAAATGGTCATCAAAATAGACATACCACGCGCGATGAGAAGCGGACGATTTTCTGTTACTTTATAAGACGTATTCAACGACTTGATTAACGAATCCATCCCTAAACTTGCTGACCAAATCGTCGCTAAAATCCCAAAGGATAACAATCCAGTGTTTTGACTTGTCAAAATCTCTTGTAATGTGCTTTCAATCAGCACATAAACCTCTCCAGGTACCACTTCTTGCATATAACTAAAAATTTGCTCTTCCGACAAAGATAAATACGGTAAAAGGGTTACTAAGAAGATCAGTAGAGGGAAAATGGACAATAGGAAAAAAAACGCCAACTGTGCTCCTAGTCCTGGCACGTCGACGTCTTTAATCCGTTGCAATAATTCTTTTAAAAACCCGCTAGTCGTTGTTACATCAAACCTATTTAAACGGGCGCGTTCTTTACTATTAGTTGGTTGTTGCCCTGCAGGTTTCATCGGGACAAACAGCCTATAATCGATTTTGGGAATTTGAACTCCCATTAGCTTGATTTTTTGTGTGGCCGGCATCGTTTGATGATGATCCAGAAGTGCTATCGTTGTCTCCTAAAGAAGTGCTTGGTGATGGATTGTCTTCTTTGACGGCTGATATTACATCATCTTTTGTTTCAACAACAGCAGCTTTTGTATCCATAAATACCTCTTTTGTTTCGAGTGCCATTTCTTTTACTTGTGGTGTCATTTCTTTCAATTCATTTACTTTACTGCCAACGTAAGAAGCATCTTCAGAAATACGAGAATATAGGTTTTGTGCTCTTTCAGCTTGATGCTGGAAAGCCTGTACCAATTCATCTCTATTTGATGCATAGTATTTTGCGCTATTGCTTGCTTTTTTCGATTTTTGAACAACATCGTTTCTAGTATTACTGTCGAGTAATGAAACAATAATTCCTACTGCTGCCCCTACTAATAAACCTGTCATTAACTTGTTTTGACTCATCCTAAATTCCTCCTAAGATAAAAATAATTTTTCACATCTGTTTAGAATTTTCCCTAATCTTAAAAATTTTAAACGCTAATCTAAAAGTTATTTTTAAAAAATAGCTTGACTATCTTTAAAAAATTTCGGAATATTATGTTTACGGGAGGTTTTACAGATAAAAAGGAGAGATAGAAGGGGGAGAGATTATGTCACAAGTTGAAGAGTTATTGGGCACAATTAGCGGTTACATATGGGGACCGCCTTTATTGATTTTATTAGTAGGTACTGGAATTTTCTTAACTGTCCGTCTCGGTGTTCTACAGCTTCGTCTATTGCCCTATGCCTTGAAACTAGTTTTCACTAAAAATACGGATAAAAGCTCTGAAGGGGATATCAGTCACTTTCAGGCACTCTCCACTGCCATGGCTGCTACAGTCGGTACCGGTAATATTGTTGGTGTCGCAACAGCGGTTATTCTCGGCGGACCAGGTGCTATTTTCTGGATGTGGTTCTCAGCATTCTTCGGGATGGCCACGAAATACGGTGAAGCGGTTCTCGCAGTCAAATACCGTGTAGTGGATGCTAAAGGTCAAATGGCTGGCGGACCTATGTATTACTTGGAGCATGGATTAAAACAGAAATGGCTAGCTGTTTTATTTGCTATCTTCGGTGCCCTTGCTGCTTTTGGTATTGGTAATGGCACACAGTCAAACTCAGTTGCTTCGGTTGTTCGTGATACGTTCAGCGTGCCCACATGGATTACAGGCATTATTTTAACCATTTTTACGGCGTTGGTTCTGCTCGGTGGAATTAAGAGCATTGGACGCGTTACTTCATTCTTTGTTCCTTTCATGGCATTGTTTTACATAATCGCAGGAATTATTATTATGATTTTGAACATGGAATTGATTCCAGGAGCTTTTGCTACAATTTTCAGTGCTGCCTTTACAGGTGAAGCAGCAGTTGGTGGTGCTATTGGTGCCGCTATCCGCTACGGTGTGGCACGCGGCGTCTTCTCCAACGAAGCAGGACTTGGTTCCGCTCCGATTGCAGCAGCTGCTGCCATAACAGATCTTCCGGGACGTCAGGCATTGGTGTCTATGACACAAGTGCTTTTCGATACAATCATCATTTGTTCGATTACAGGTGTCACCATTGTCATGTCGGGTCTTTATAAAGACGAGTCACTGGAAGGCGCTGCTTTAACAACTGCTGCTTTTGAACAATTTTTAGGAAGTGCCGGTCCACTTGTAGTGGCGATTGGCTTAATTTTCTTTGCATCCTCTACGATTATTGGATGGTCTTATTACGGAGAGAAATGTTTCCAGTATTTATTCAAAAACCCAGCATTGTTAGTCGTTTATCGCATTGCTTTCGTAGCGATGGTTTTCGTCGGTGCAACCGTTTCACTTGATGTTGTTTGGACGTTCTCTGACGTGATGAATGGTTTGATGGCGTTCCCGAACTTAATTGGTCTTCTTGGTTTGTCTGGTGTTATTGTCTTCGAGACAAAACGCATCGTTGCCAAAATCAAAGAAGAAAAAGAAGCAGAACGCTCTGGCAATTGACATTGCATTTGAATAATGAAATGATAAAGTATACCCATCCGAAAGGCAGGAACTTATCATGGACTTATCAACACCTTCTCCAGAGAATGTTAGCTTTATGATTGAAGAAATAAAAGCAAAATTACGCATGGTTAATGTAGATGCAATGAAAGCTGAGCATTTTAATGCATCTCAATATGAAGACTTGCATGAGCTTTACGAAGTTGTCGCAAATCGCGATAAATTTAGTACGAGCGAAATGCAGGCCATTGCTACTGAGCTTGGTTCTTTACGTAAATAAGATAGTTAAAATCCCCTGAAGGAGACTCCTTTAGGGGATTTTTGATTTGATGCTGTTAATGTGCCTGTCGGAGCAAAACGGTCGTTTCAGCTTTTCTTTTTGGCTAGCTTCAACGACCTGCTCCTCGGGTCATAAGCCATCCCGACTATGCGCCTGTAAACATGTCGCTTCGCCGGTCTGTCTTATGCCTGTCGGAGCAAAACGGTCGTTTCAGCTTTTCTTTTTGGCTAGCTTCAACGACCTGCTCCTCGGGTCATAAGCCATCCCGACTATGCGCCTGTAAACATGTCGCTTCGCCGGTCTGTCTTATGCCTGTCGGAGCAAAACGGTCGTTTCAGCTTTTCTTTTTGGCTAGCTTCAACGACCTGCTCCTCGGGTCATAAGCCATCCCGACTATGCGCCTGTAAACATGCCGCTTCGCCGGTCTGTCTTATGCCTGTCGGTGCAAAACGGTCGTTTCAGCTTTTCTTTTTGGCTAGCTTCAACGACCTGCTCCTCGGGTCATAAGCCATCCCGACTATGCGCCTGTAAACATGTCGCTTCGCCGGTCTGTCTTATGCCTGTCGGAGCAAAACGGTCGTTTCAGCTTTTCTTTTCATAATGTACGACATACCAGCCGCCTTCTTTTATGACAGTTTGGATGCTGAGTAGTTCGAGTCCTGCTTGTTCTCCCCATTCAGCTAGTTCTTCGCGTTCAGGCAACCGGTATAGGTTGTCGAATGATGAGAAAAAGCTATTAAAGACATTGGCAAAAGGTGGACTGTCACTACCTCCGGCAATAGGTGTAATGATGGATAACATGCCTTCTTCTCTAACCCAGCTAGCCAATTCGTTGAAAAGTTCTTGACGTTTTTCAAGGTCGATATAGTGAATGACGTTGTTCATCATGACCATGTCTTGTGGGTTGTCAGGTTTGTATTTCCAAAGATCTGCTTGTTCGATTGTAATGTTTTTGTTTTTTTCCGTTAGTTTCTTCGCAACTTCTATTACTGAAGGGCTGATTTCAATGCCTGTGAAATGTGTATTGGGGAAGCGTTCAGCTAACTTTTTGATGTAGCCACCTTCGCCGCAGCCAATATCTAATACTGAATCCGCATGTGTTTCTTTTAAGCGTCTAGCTATTTTAGGTAAGGCCAATACTTCTAACAAACGACTTGTTTCTGCTACTGTCGACGCATGTTTTTCTTCATCGTAATGAAGACGCTCTTGGTTACGCATCATGTCTGGATAACTTAAAAGTGTTGGAATGTGCAATTCCATCATTTCTTTCAGTAGCACACCTGAAGAATTATTGCCCTTTGGTTTTGGCAATTTCCAGGCATTCCACGTTTTGTAGCGATTTCTTTCCATCTCTTTTAAATGACCGATAGAAACCCCAATACTCACCCACTGCGTTAAAAGATCTTCATCAAGTTGCAACGCATCTGACACGTCAAATTTTGTCATGGGTCGATCAAACGCTTTAAACAAATCTAGCTCATAGCCAACATATGCGTGCCAGCTATACAAAAAAGGTTCGTTCCGTTTCATATACATCCTTGCCTTAAACATCTTCATTACATCAATCATGTGAGTCCCTCCGTTTTCCATGGATAATCTTCTTCCGGTGTATAATACCTTAATTCTTTCGTATCTTTAGCTAAGTCTTTTATACGGACTGGCATAATGCCTCCTTGAATAAATCGGTCTCGAACGTTTTCTTTCCACATGCCTAGTCCTGAAACATTCAGCATTTGTTTAAAATGAAGAATTGGATCTTCTTCCATTCGTTCAAATGTTCGCTGACGTAAGTAACTCACCGGTTTAAATGGAAACGAATAAGCCAGTGCGGCTAAATGACTTAGCTGGATAACATGGTCCGCCCGTTTATAGCGAACCTTTTCATACCATTTTAAATTAGTAAGATCGGTTTGTTGCCGTTCAAACATATCTGCCGTTAGTTCGCCGAGAACATCGGCATCTTGAATTGCCATGTTCATGCCTTCTCCTGCCATTGGATGAACCGCATGACTGGCATCTCCAATAATAGCCTTATTGTCTTTTACATATGAATCAGCATGATACATTACAGGAATCATTAATTGTATTTTTTTCCAATCAAGCAATTGCTGTACATAGCCGTCTACTACAGGTGCTAAGTCTGTATAGAGTTTATGAAAATGACTAATTGGTTTTTCTTTTAATGCTTTGTAATCTCCAGGGGGTATTAAATAAACACTGCGAACCTGATCGTCCGGCAGTGGAAAAAGGCCCAAAAAGCGATTGTATGTAGAAATAATTTTACCATCTGTAAAATCTTCTGCACGTGGAAACGTCACTGTTAGAAAGTGGTGGTTGTAAGTAGTTTGTTTGACCTCAACTTCCATCGCTTTACGCGTAACCGATGAACGCCCTTCTGCTCCGAAGAAAAACTGTGCTTCTACTTCAAATTTTTCTGTCCCTTTTTGAAGCAAAGCTGTTCCCTCTCCATAGCCTTTACAAGCCACACCCTTTAAATAGTGGAAATTATCAAACGCACAAGCGGCTTTTAAAATGACGGACTTTAATTCTTCATGATGCATCATATAAGCTGCATTGTACTTACCCGGCAGCACACTATAATCCATGAACGATTGATCTTTTACTTGCAAGGAACTTGAAAGTTCCAGCATATCTAAAACTTTTATTTCATTTGAGCGATTGCATATTTGTTCGTACAGTCCAAGACTATCGAATATTTGCATACTTTTTGGCTGTAGCAGTTCTCCCTTATAAGTAGGTGCCTTAACAGCCATCCGTTCAGCGAGAACTACATTGACACCACGTTGCACCAATTTCAAAGCAAGCGTCAATCCTCCAATGCCCCCACCGCCAATGAATACATCTGCTTTCATCCGCATCATCCCCTTGTGGCTCTTTACCCTAAATTCAATGGAATGAAAACCCATTAAATGCTTCAACTAAAAAAAGAAGCCCACGAATGGACTTCTCTACACAAGCTATTTTTAAAGTTTATTGTAAGCTACAGCAAGTTCTGCTCCAACTTTTGCATTATGCTTCACTAATTCGATATTAGCGACCAAGCTTTTTCCTTCAGTCAATTCTTTCACTTTACCTAGAAGGAAAGGAGTTACTTCTTTACCAGAAATGCCGTTGTCATTTGCTTCAGCCATTGCCTGTGCAATGATGCCGTTAATGAATGACTCTTCTAGAGCATGTTCTGCTGGAATTGGGTTGGCAATAACTGCTCCGCCTTTGATTCCTAAATCCCATTTCGCTTTTAAGACTTGTGCAAGTTCTGCTGCATCGTCACTGCGGAACGTTAAGTCAAATCCGCTTGAACGCGTGTAAAATGCCGGCATTACATTTGTCTGATAGCCGATAACTGGAACGCCTTTTGTTTCAAGGTACTCCATTGTTAAGCCGATATCCAAAATCGATTTTGCACCTGCACACACAACAGCTACTCCCGTATTGGATAACTCTTCAAGATCAGCTGAAACATCCATCGTCGTCTCAGCGCCTCTATGCACCCCGCCTATGCCGCCTGTTGCGAAAACACGAATGCCCGCAAGTTCTGCACAAATCATCGTCGCAGCCACCGTTGTAGCACCGATTTTTTTTGTAGCGATTAATTGGCCGATATCTCTTCTTGAAACTTTAGCAACACCAGGTGTATTGCCGAGCAATTCAAGCTCTTCTTCGGATAAACCAATTTTAATCTTGCCATCCATAATGGCAATGGTTGCTGGAACTGCTCCATTGTCACGGATAATTTGCTCGACCATACGAGCCGTTTCGACATTCTGTGGATAAGGCATACCGTGTGAGATAATCGTCGATTCAAGTGCTACGATCGGTTTTTTGCCCTCTAGTGCCTGCTGTACTTCAGTTGAATAAGATATCATGTTTGTCATTGTAATTCCTCCAGTTCTTTTTGTAGTTGTACTGCCGTCAATTCGTGCCGTACTGTGTCGTTACTTGCTAGCGTTTTTGCTGCATTCATCATACCTGTACGGATAATTGTTTCGAATTCTTGATCCTCCATGACACTGTGGACAATGGCACTTGAAAATGCATCGCCAGCCCCTGTTACATCGGTAACTTGATCGACTTGCATAGAAGGATAATAACGAATGCCGGTAGAATTCCCAGCCATTGCTCCTTCTTTTCCTGCTGTAATAACTACAGCTTCCGCTCCTCGATTTACTAATTGTTGAACTGCTTGTTGCCAGTCATCTAGTGAATCGATGGACACTTGCAAATATTTACTTGCTTCGTCACGGTTTAAGATTAGCCAACTGATTCCAGTCAAATCTTCACTTAACCGATCCATTTTTGGAGCAGATACGGGAATGACCGCCAGCGGGATTTTATTGGCAGAAGCTAACTGTCTTACATATTCAACAGTTTCCAGAGGACAATTTAAATCGATGACGAGAAAAGCAGCTGATAATAGCGTACTGTCATTTTTAGAAATATACTCCGGTGTCAGAAAATCGTAAATTTTCATATCAGCCATCGCCAACAGCATTTCACCATCGGGTTCTAAAATGGCTGTGTATGTTCCCGTCGAAAATCCTTCGACAGCTTTGGTTAGTTCAGTCGACATAAATGAGTTTGACGCTGACTCGATTAACTTCCATTCTGAATCATTGCCTACAATGGACAAGAGTTTAACAGAATGACCGAGTCTTCCTAGATTCTCGGCTACATTTCTTGCCACTCCACCAACACTACCGGATACTGATGCAGGATTTGACGTTCCCATCTGCGCTCGATGTTGAATCAGAAATTTTCTGTCGACATTGGCACCACCGATGCAGATCACCGTTTTTTCTTCTGGCAACACATAAGCACGTCCTAAAATCTTTCCTTGTTTCATTAAGTTCGAAATAAAGTTGGCAAGCGACGGTCTAGACATATTCAAGTGTTCTGCCATCTCCTGCTGTGACAAATAAGGGTTTCGCCGGATCAATTCCAACACTTCTACTTCTTTTTGATTCATCGTAACACCTCCAACTTAAACATTTGTTTAAATCATAAACTTTTATAACTAAAATAGCAAGTAAAAATAGTAATTCGAATATCGTTATAAATTGTTGCAGGTAGTAACTGAAAATTGCTACTATAGATAGGATGAGAGGAGAGATTTATTTGACATCATTTAATGAAAAGTTATCTCGCTATGCTGAACTGGCTATAAAAGTGGGAGTAAATATCCAACCTGGTCAACAACTTTATATTGCTGCAACCATTGATTCGGCACCATTCGTTCGTTTACTTACAGAAAAAGCATATCAAACAGGGGCTAAACAAGTCTATATTGATTGGGCTGACGATACCGTTACACGGCTGCGCTTTGAATTAGCGCCAGAAGAGGCGTTTACTGAATTTCCTGCCTGGAAAGTACAAGAGCGTGAACAATTAGCAGAGCAAGGTGCTGCATTTATTAGCATCGTGTCACAGAGCCCGGATCTATTGACGGGAATTGATGCGACACGTATTGCAGCTTCACAAAAAGCTACAGGTCAAGCATTGAGTAAATATCGGCAGTATGTCCAATCAGACAAAATTAGTTGGACAGTTCTTGCAGCACCTTCCCAAAAATGGGCAGCTAAAGTATTTCCAGACGCACCAGCAAATCAGCAAGTTGACATGCTATGGGATGCCATTTTCAAAGCTGTACGTGTAGACTTAGATCAACCAATTGAAGCATGGGCTGAGCATGATCGCTTATTGCATACCAAAGTCGATTATTTGAACGACAAAAAATATGCGAAACTTCATTACACATCACCGAAAACAGATTTGGAAGTTGCTCTTCCAGCAGGACATCTTTGGTGTGGTGCAGGTTCAGTTAACGAAAAAGGCGATACGTTCATGGCAAATATGCCAACTGAAGAAGTATTCACCGTTCCTCATAAAACGGGTGTAAACGGCTATGTTTCGAGCACAAAACCACTGAGCTATGGCGGCAATATTATTGATGACTTTAAAGTAACGTTTAAAGATGGGAAAATCATCGACGTGACTGCAGCACAAGGAGAAGAAGTCTTGAAACAATTAGTTGCTACTGATGAAGGTTCACACTTCCTTGGTGAAGTGGCGCTGGTTCCTCATCAGTCACCGATTTCTGATTCGAATATTCTTTTCTATAACACATTGTTTGATGAAAATGCTTCAAACCATTTCGCTATCGGAAGTGCTTATGCATTCTGCCTTGAAGGTGGGAAAACCATGTCACCAGAAGATTTGTTGAAAAACGGCTTGAATCAAAGCATCACACATGTTGATTTTATGGTTGGGTCTTCTGAAATGAATATTGATGGGATCTTGGAAGATGGTTCCCGTGAGCCGATTTTCCGCAACGGCAATTGGGCATTTTAAGTATCGATAATTCGACACTTATTTTTTGCTTCGATATCGGGTATACTTAATATTGATAATTACAGTTTAGAGAGGAGTTATCATTATGTTTTACGATCTTACCGTAGTACTTGGCTTTATGGCCGTAATCTTCATGTTTTTCTTTACGCTTCTTCACTTTCTTGGGAAAGAGCTCCACACGCACGACGCAGAACATGTAGATCCTATTCCTGAAAAAAAATACTAAGCGATAAAAGCCGGTTTCTTCATTGAAGCCGGTTTTTATGTTTGTTACTATATCTCTTGTTCTATACGAGCAGAAGGTTTTAATAAAATACCTGTTACCAGATCATTAAGTAGTCTAGCCACTCAGTCTACTCTGTATGAAAACAACTGTATTTTTCCCTTCCGCTACGTTTTAGGTTCCTTCGACACTTTCACTTAGTCTTCTATAATGGTAAAATCTGTACTAGTTAGCGTCTTTATTTATAGGAGGAATTCACGTATGTTTTCTGCAACAGCTATTGGGATTGATTTAGGAACTGCAAATATATTAGTGTATACAAAAGAAAAAGGCATCATCATAAATGAACCTTCTGTAGTCGCATTGGATGCGAAAACTCGGAACATCTTAGCGGTTGGTAATGAGGCGAAAGCCATGCTTGGCAAAGCTCCTGACTCTATTGATGTGATTCGCCCTTTAAAAGACGGCGTTATCGCAGATTTTGATGTAACAAGAGAACTTT is part of the Planococcus kocurii genome and encodes:
- a CDS encoding SE1561 family protein, yielding MGKSITNKEQQVSYMKQRLSMFLEVLDAIEPENTELEDIDRLIAMVDDLDDKMKQFQSRPSEDR
- a CDS encoding heavy metal translocating P-type ATPase; the protein is MLFLKTHIELIASLFSGFLIVIAFILDLQQYSTYSVTTFLLAFVIGGYAKAKYGILKTLEDRQLNVEILMILAAVGSSIIGYWAEGAILIFIFSLSGALETYTMNKSRKEITSLMEIQPESAWRVQNGQTLRVPLGDLDIGDYIVVKPGERIPVDGVLHTGQSAVDESAISGEALPVSKYEEDELFAGTVNLSGAITIEMTKPSSETLFQKIIDLVQSAQSEKSPSQQFIERFEGRYVKAVLVGFVIMLFAPHYVFGWDWNTTLYRAMVLLVVASPCALVASIMPATLAAISNGAKTGIIFKGGMHLENLSLVRAIAFDKTGTLTRGQPEVTDFVIRKGADPQLTMARIAGIETQSNHPLAKAISDFVVSKGIVPLPNLLIEDIPGNGLKAMIEQEEFLVGKPKFVGEQLAEVFENGLLAKLANQGKTVTFVRDREGILAAMALKDTVRTITKATINELEKLGVYCIMLTGDNHKTAAVIAKETGVTDYVAECMPADKVEEIKKLLKKYKYVAMTGDGINDAPALATATTGIAMGAGTDIALETADVILMKNDLSRIVYAIKLSRKMQRIVKQNIFFSVSVIILLIISNFFQTITLPIGVIGHEGSTILVILNGLRMLNRSI
- a CDS encoding YihY/virulence factor BrkB family protein, with the protein product MKPAGQQPTNSKERARLNRFDVTTTSGFLKELLQRIKDVDVPGLGAQLAFFFLLSIFPLLIFLVTLLPYLSLSEEQIFSYMQEVVPGEVYVLIESTLQEILTSQNTGLLSFGILATIWSASLGMDSLIKSLNTSYKVTENRPLLIARGMSILMTILLIFILIIALALPVFGEQLGLLIFSFLGLEEGFLALWSSIRFTIPTIITFVACAIIYWLAPNVKMNILSVLGGAAFAAIGWLVISYLFSIYISNFGNFSATYGSIGGVIILMLWLYISAMVLIIGGQINAVMKERRHFKKKAS
- a CDS encoding YtxH domain-containing protein; this encodes MSQNKLMTGLLVGAAVGIIVSLLDSNTRNDVVQKSKKASNSAKYYASNRDELVQAFQHQAERAQNLYSRISEDASYVGSKVNELKEMTPQVKEMALETKEVFMDTKAAVVETKDDVISAVKEDNPSPSTSLGDNDSTSGSSSNDAGHTKNQANGSSNSQNRL
- a CDS encoding alanine/glycine:cation symporter family protein translates to MSQVEELLGTISGYIWGPPLLILLVGTGIFLTVRLGVLQLRLLPYALKLVFTKNTDKSSEGDISHFQALSTAMAATVGTGNIVGVATAVILGGPGAIFWMWFSAFFGMATKYGEAVLAVKYRVVDAKGQMAGGPMYYLEHGLKQKWLAVLFAIFGALAAFGIGNGTQSNSVASVVRDTFSVPTWITGIILTIFTALVLLGGIKSIGRVTSFFVPFMALFYIIAGIIIMILNMELIPGAFATIFSAAFTGEAAVGGAIGAAIRYGVARGVFSNEAGLGSAPIAAAAAITDLPGRQALVSMTQVLFDTIIICSITGVTIVMSGLYKDESLEGAALTTAAFEQFLGSAGPLVVAIGLIFFASSTIIGWSYYGEKCFQYLFKNPALLVVYRIAFVAMVFVGATVSLDVVWTFSDVMNGLMAFPNLIGLLGLSGVIVFETKRIVAKIKEEKEAERSGN
- a CDS encoding DUF1128 domain-containing protein; this translates as MDLSTPSPENVSFMIEEIKAKLRMVNVDAMKAEHFNASQYEDLHELYEVVANRDKFSTSEMQAIATELGSLRK
- a CDS encoding class I SAM-dependent methyltransferase, producing the protein MIDVMKMFKARMYMKRNEPFLYSWHAYVGYELDLFKAFDRPMTKFDVSDALQLDEDLLTQWVSIGVSIGHLKEMERNRYKTWNAWKLPKPKGNNSSGVLLKEMMELHIPTLLSYPDMMRNQERLHYDEEKHASTVAETSRLLEVLALPKIARRLKETHADSVLDIGCGEGGYIKKLAERFPNTHFTGIEISPSVIEVAKKLTEKNKNITIEQADLWKYKPDNPQDMVMMNNVIHYIDLEKRQELFNELASWVREEGMLSIITPIAGGSDSPPFANVFNSFFSSFDNLYRLPEREELAEWGEQAGLELLSIQTVIKEGGWYVVHYEKKS
- a CDS encoding FAD-dependent oxidoreductase, giving the protein MKADVFIGGGGIGGLTLALKLVQRGVNVVLAERMAVKAPTYKGELLQPKSMQIFDSLGLYEQICNRSNEIKVLDMLELSSSLQVKDQSFMDYSVLPGKYNAAYMMHHEELKSVILKAACAFDNFHYLKGVACKGYGEGTALLQKGTEKFEVEAQFFFGAEGRSSVTRKAMEVEVKQTTYNHHFLTVTFPRAEDFTDGKIISTYNRFLGLFPLPDDQVRSVYLIPPGDYKALKEKPISHFHKLYTDLAPVVDGYVQQLLDWKKIQLMIPVMYHADSYVKDNKAIIGDASHAVHPMAGEGMNMAIQDADVLGELTADMFERQQTDLTNLKWYEKVRYKRADHVIQLSHLAALAYSFPFKPVSYLRQRTFERMEEDPILHFKQMLNVSGLGMWKENVRDRFIQGGIMPVRIKDLAKDTKELRYYTPEEDYPWKTEGLT
- a CDS encoding pseudouridine-5'-phosphate glycosidase — encoded protein: MTNMISYSTEVQQALEGKKPIVALESTIISHGMPYPQNVETARMVEQIIRDNGAVPATIAIMDGKIKIGLSEEELELLGNTPGVAKVSRRDIGQLIATKKIGATTVAATMICAELAGIRVFATGGIGGVHRGAETTMDVSADLEELSNTGVAVVCAGAKSILDIGLTMEYLETKGVPVIGYQTNVMPAFYTRSSGFDLTFRSDDAAELAQVLKAKWDLGIKGGAVIANPIPAEHALEESFINGIIAQAMAEANDNGISGKEVTPFLLGKVKELTEGKSLVANIELVKHNAKVGAELAVAYNKL